One Rhea pennata isolate bPtePen1 chromosome 31, bPtePen1.pri, whole genome shotgun sequence genomic window carries:
- the CHRNB2 gene encoding neuronal acetylcholine receptor subunit beta-2, with translation MALLRVLCLLAALRRSLGTDTEERLVEYLLDPARYNKLIRPATNGSELVTVQLMVSLAQLISVHEREQIMTTNVWLTQEWEDYRLTWKPEDFDNMKKVRLPSKHIWLPDVVLYNNADGMYEVSFYSNAVISYDGSIFWLPPAIYKSACKIEVKHFPFDQQNCTMKFRSWTYDRTEIDLVLKSDVASLDDFTPSGEWDIVALPGRRNENPDDSTYVDITYDFIIRRKPLFYTINLIIPCILITSLAILVFYLPSDCGEKMTLCISVLLALTVFLLLISKIVPPTSLDVPLVGKYLMFTMVLVTFSIVTSVCVLNVHHRSPTTHTMPPWVRTLFLRKLPALLFMKQPRQNCARQRLRQRRHTQERAAASLLLRAGARACACYADPGAAKPEGLNGYRERQGQAPAPAAQCCCGLEEAVDGVRFIADHMRSEDDDQSVSEDWKYVAMVIDRLFLWIFVFVCVFGTVGMFLQPLFQNYATNSLLQLGQGTPTAK, from the exons ATGGCGCTGCTCCGCGTCCTCTGCCTGCTCGCCGCCCTGAGAC GGAGCCTGGGCACCGACACGGAGGAGCGGCTGGTCGAGTACCTGCTGGACCCGGCCCGCTACAACAAGCTGATCCGCCCAGCCACCAACGGCTCCGAGCTGGTGACCGTGCAGCTGATGGTGTCGCTGGCCCAGCTCATCAGCGTG CACGAGCGGGAGCAGATCATGACCACCAACGTGTGGCTGACTCAG GAGTGGGAGGATTACCGCCTCACCTGGAAGCCCGAGGACTTCGACAACATGAAGAAGGTCCGTCTGCCCTCCAAGCACATCTGGCTGCCGGACGTGGTGCTCTACAACAA CGCCGACGGCATGTACGAGGTCTCCTTCTACTCCAACGCGGTGATCTCCTATGACGGCAGCATCTTCTGGCTGCCACCCGCAATCTACAAGAGCGCATGCAAGATCGAGGTGAAGCACTTCCCCTTCGACCAGCAGAACTGCACCATGAAGTTTCGCTCCTGGACCTACGACCGCACCGAGATTGACCTGGTGCTCAAGAGCGATGTGGCCAGCCTGGACGACTTCACACCCAGCGGTGAGTGGGACATCGTCGCACTGCCGGGGCGGCGCAACGAGAACCCCGATGACTCCACCTACGTGGACATCACTTACGACTTCATCATCCGGCGCAAGCCGCTCTTCTACACCATCAACCTCATCATCCCCTGCATCCTCATCACCTCTCTGGCCATCCTCGTCTTCTACCTCCCTTCTGACTGTGGCGAGAAGATGACGCTCTGCATCTCCGTCCTGCTCGCCCTCACCGTCTTCCTGCTGCTCATCTCCAAGATCGTGCCGCCCACCTCGCTGGACGTGCCGCTGGTGGGCAAATACCTCATGTTCACCATGGTGCTGGTGACCTTCTCCATCGTGACCAGCGTGTGCGTCCTCAACGTGCACCACCGCTCGCCCACCACGCACACCATGCCGCCCTGGGTCCGCACCCTCTTCCTCCGCAAGCTCCCAGCGCTGCTCTTCATGAAGCAGCCGCGGCAGAACTGCGCCCGGCAGCGCCTGCGCCAGCGCCGGCACACGCAGgagcgcgccgccgccagcctcctcctccgcgccggcgcccgcgcctGCGCCTGCTACGCCGACCCCGGCGCCGCCAAGCCCGAGGGGCTCAACGGCTACCGGGAGCGGCAGGGGcaggcgccggccccggcggcccaGTGCTGCTGCGGGCTGGAGGAGGCGGTGGACGGCGTGCGCTTCATCGCCGACCACATGCGCAGCGAGGACGACGACCAGAGC GTCAGCGAGGACTGGAAGTACGTGGCCATGGTCATCGACCGCCTCTTCCTGTGGATCTTCGTCTTCGTCTGCGTCTTCGGCACCGTCGGCATGTTCCTGCAGCCGCTCTTCCAGAACTACGCCACCaactccctgctgcagctgggccaggGCACCCCCACCGCCAAGtag